A genomic segment from Leptolyngbya boryana PCC 6306 encodes:
- a CDS encoding DUF3592 domain-containing protein, with product MIIFAIIGRLVMFCMFGSAGILFIWCSLQMLWRGARSKKWPEIQAEATDFLVRSLSDGTWDYYCYTIFYGYTVGGDIYLARGDDSCHFSSYADAEAAAMKESSLIKSLTVFYYPKKPKIYVLQRGIDTSVFCSSVYGVLCLVLASSVLPWLIGLFVIGMPPAISCPTPDFSERRWIPSECPNI from the coding sequence ATGATCATCTTCGCTATCATTGGTCGCCTCGTAATGTTTTGTATGTTTGGGAGTGCTGGTATTCTCTTCATCTGGTGCTCGTTGCAGATGCTCTGGCGGGGCGCTCGAAGCAAAAAATGGCCTGAAATTCAGGCAGAAGCAACAGATTTTCTTGTGCGCTCTCTTAGCGACGGGACTTGGGACTATTATTGCTACACTATTTTCTACGGATATACTGTTGGTGGTGATATATATCTAGCTAGAGGCGATGACTCTTGTCACTTTAGCAGCTATGCCGATGCTGAAGCAGCAGCGATGAAGGAGTCTTCGCTCATAAAGTCTCTCACAGTATTCTATTATCCAAAGAAGCCAAAGATCTATGTCCTGCAACGCGGGATAGATACATCTGTGTTTTGCTCCAGTGTGTACGGTGTGCTCTGCTTAGTGCTTGCTTCATCTGTGTTGCCATGGTTAATCGGGTTATTTGTGATTGGAATGCCACCAGCGATAAGTTGCCCGACACCAGATTTCTCAGAGCGTCGATGGATTCCCAGTGAATGTCCGAATATTTAG
- a CDS encoding putative hydro-lyase, whose product MLNPTIPTEFRHLCRVGQLDRPTPGLAPGYVQANLVVLPYDLAFEFLLFCLRNPKPCPILDVTDVGDPEPKLIALGADIRTDLPRYCIFRHGQLIEETTDICEFWRDDLVAFLIGCSFSFETAMLNAGLSVRHIEESKNVPMYKTSIDCLANRTFSSPLVVSMRPLTPQDAIRAVEVTSRFAKAHGSPIHIGNPEQLGITDLSCPDYGDAVTIREGEVPVFWACGVTTQTAIARAKPEFAITHAPGHMFISDWRDEMLAS is encoded by the coding sequence ATGCTCAATCCTACGATTCCAACTGAATTTCGCCACCTTTGCCGGGTGGGTCAACTGGATCGCCCGACACCTGGACTTGCGCCTGGTTATGTACAAGCGAATCTAGTCGTATTGCCTTACGATTTGGCGTTTGAATTTCTTCTATTTTGCTTGAGAAATCCCAAACCTTGTCCGATTCTAGATGTGACTGACGTGGGTGATCCAGAGCCGAAACTGATTGCGCTTGGTGCAGATATTAGAACTGATTTACCGCGTTATTGCATCTTTCGCCACGGTCAGTTAATTGAGGAAACCACAGACATTTGCGAGTTTTGGAGAGATGACCTGGTTGCGTTTTTGATTGGGTGTTCCTTCTCATTCGAGACTGCAATGCTGAATGCAGGACTATCCGTTCGGCACATTGAGGAAAGTAAGAATGTGCCGATGTACAAAACCTCGATCGATTGTTTAGCAAATCGTACGTTCTCCAGTCCTCTCGTTGTGTCCATGCGTCCGCTCACTCCACAGGATGCGATTCGAGCAGTAGAAGTCACGAGTCGCTTTGCCAAGGCTCATGGCTCACCGATTCACATTGGCAATCCAGAGCAACTTGGAATCACCGATTTATCTTGTCCTGACTATGGAGATGCAGTGACCATCCGAGAGGGTGAAGTTCCGGTATTTTGGGCTTGTGGAGTTACGACTCAGACTGCCATTGCAAGAGCTAAACCTGAATTTGCCATCACTCACGCACCGGGGCATATGTTTATCAGCGATTGGAGAGATGAAATGCTGGCAAGTTAG
- a CDS encoding tetratricopeptide repeat protein — MRQLNQNLRSHLSGQVLGSISLAIAISLGACTQGQTQTSNSPTISPTPLSSPTVQAQVSKPSTTTDSSFSAMSAQELFDRGQEKARRRDYQGAIEDWTEAIKLKPNFPEAYYNRGLARSMVGDKQGEIQDYDQAIKLKPDYAKAYYNRGLARYESGDKQSAIQDYNQAIRVKPDYALAYNNRGFVRSELGDKQGAIQDYDQAIRLQPNFARAYNNRGSVRYELGDKQGAIQDYDQASKILLDDAGMYFDRGSTRARLGDKQGAIADLQKAADLFQRQGNTGDYQKVIKLLEKLK, encoded by the coding sequence ATGAGACAACTGAATCAGAACCTTCGATCGCATCTCAGCGGTCAAGTTTTAGGCAGCATAAGTTTAGCGATCGCGATCAGTTTGGGTGCGTGTACTCAGGGGCAAACCCAAACATCGAATTCACCGACAATATCGCCTACTCCTCTGTCTTCCCCTACAGTGCAAGCACAGGTATCAAAGCCTTCAACGACGACAGATTCATCTTTTTCAGCAATGAGCGCCCAGGAGCTTTTTGATAGGGGACAAGAAAAAGCTAGGAGGCGAGATTATCAAGGCGCGATCGAGGATTGGACGGAAGCAATTAAGCTCAAACCGAATTTTCCTGAAGCTTACTACAATCGAGGACTTGCCCGCTCTATGGTAGGGGATAAACAGGGCGAAATCCAAGACTATGACCAAGCGATTAAACTCAAGCCAGATTATGCCAAGGCTTACTACAATCGAGGACTTGCCCGCTACGAATCGGGAGACAAACAGAGTGCCATCCAGGACTATAATCAAGCGATTCGCGTCAAGCCAGATTATGCCCTTGCCTACAACAATCGAGGATTTGTTCGCTCTGAGTTAGGAGATAAACAAGGCGCAATCCAGGACTATGACCAAGCAATTAGACTTCAGCCGAATTTTGCTCGCGCCTACAACAATCGAGGCTCTGTCCGCTATGAGTTAGGGGATAAACAAGGCGCAATCCAGGACTATGACCAAGCCTCTAAGATCTTGCTCGATGATGCTGGTATGTACTTCGATCGAGGCAGTACACGCGCTAGATTGGGCGACAAACAAGGCGCGATCGCAGATCTGCAAAAAGCCGCAGATTTATTTCAAAGGCAAGGGAATACGGGAGATTACCAAAAAGTAATCAAATTACTTGAGAAACTGAAGTGA
- a CDS encoding alpha/beta hydrolase, whose amino-acid sequence MARGIVQEGLTIQSQILGKPIHYTIYLPNDYETSVRSYPVVYLLHGSRSDDTSWISYGETHLTADELIANRTIPPMILVMPDGGNSRYINNYDRSLCYEDFFFQEFMPAIESKYRIKSEKWFRGILGLSMGGYGALVYALKYPEIFSTCVSFSPSIYTDEMIVSMTDVEWASNRASAHGQGLTGIDRLTDHYRSYDPFRIAEAADPERFKVLKLYLDCGDQDFRNQGVALFHIRLRQLNIAHQYRVRSGSHTWSYWRAGFAPALQFIAITFRRS is encoded by the coding sequence ATGGCACGAGGCATCGTTCAAGAAGGACTCACAATCCAGAGTCAAATTTTAGGCAAACCGATTCACTATACGATCTATCTTCCTAACGACTACGAAACTTCCGTTCGGTCTTATCCAGTCGTTTACTTACTGCACGGTAGTCGATCTGATGATACGTCTTGGATTAGCTATGGGGAAACCCATTTAACCGCAGATGAACTGATTGCCAATAGAACCATTCCTCCAATGATTCTAGTGATGCCCGACGGAGGAAACAGCCGTTACATCAATAACTACGATCGCTCTTTGTGCTATGAAGATTTTTTCTTTCAAGAGTTTATGCCTGCGATCGAATCGAAATACCGGATCAAGTCTGAGAAATGGTTCCGAGGCATTCTAGGACTGTCGATGGGCGGATACGGTGCGCTCGTCTATGCGTTGAAATATCCAGAGATATTTTCAACCTGCGTTTCATTCAGCCCCTCGATTTACACGGATGAAATGATCGTCAGTATGACTGATGTAGAGTGGGCATCGAATCGAGCTTCAGCGCATGGACAGGGATTAACGGGTATCGATCGCTTGACGGATCACTACAGATCCTACGATCCGTTCCGGATTGCCGAAGCCGCTGACCCTGAGCGCTTTAAAGTGCTTAAGCTCTATTTAGACTGTGGGGATCAAGATTTTCGCAATCAAGGGGTTGCCCTGTTCCACATTCGGTTGCGACAATTAAACATTGCCCATCAATATCGCGTGCGATCGGGCAGCCATACCTGGTCATACTGGCGTGCTGGATTCGCGCCTGCATTACAATTCATCGCGATTACGTTTCGGCGATCGTGA
- a CDS encoding MFS transporter yields MPFLPRLQHQVWLLAFGRLLSQVGTGFTLFYAPIFFVNQVGLSATAVGVGIGSASISGVVGRVLGGTFADSKFWGRRRTLLMSAMISAIASFTFATAYDFPVFVLGNLLMGLGTGLYWPATEATVADLTTPEQRNEAYSITRLADTLGLGIGVVLGGLLISTTGAYRALFVVDGISFLIFLIVIYFMIQETQRLIYSHSQWSGWKVALSDRRLLTFAIVNTMFTTYIVQIDSTLPLYLTNFVKINGDKGFEPSTISILYTAYLALSVLIQLPMTRFLNSFRRTRVLIMSAGCWAIAFTLVWVTGAFHFAWAVAVFGVLAVALVTYLPSASAFVVDLAPESLRGVYLGINSQCWALGYFIGPPLGGWALDQSRAIASGYWLFLVATVAIAVLILRVLDKMVSQTPSHRL; encoded by the coding sequence ATGCCTTTTCTCCCTCGTCTTCAGCATCAGGTTTGGTTACTTGCCTTTGGTCGCTTACTCTCTCAAGTTGGAACTGGATTCACCCTCTTCTACGCTCCGATTTTCTTTGTCAATCAGGTGGGACTCTCTGCTACAGCCGTTGGAGTCGGAATCGGCAGCGCCTCTATCTCAGGCGTTGTTGGACGGGTATTGGGGGGCACGTTTGCAGATTCTAAGTTTTGGGGACGCAGACGGACGTTGTTGATGTCGGCGATGATTTCAGCGATCGCGTCTTTCACCTTTGCGACGGCTTATGATTTCCCAGTCTTTGTGCTTGGCAATCTGTTGATGGGGTTGGGAACTGGACTTTACTGGCCTGCGACAGAAGCGACGGTTGCAGACCTGACCACACCCGAACAACGCAATGAAGCCTATTCGATTACTCGGCTCGCCGATACGTTAGGACTGGGAATTGGAGTAGTGTTAGGCGGATTGTTAATCAGTACGACAGGAGCCTATCGGGCACTATTTGTAGTAGATGGAATTTCGTTTCTCATTTTCTTAATTGTGATTTATTTCATGATTCAAGAAACGCAGCGATTGATTTATTCTCATTCTCAATGGAGCGGGTGGAAAGTTGCCTTGAGCGATCGCCGATTATTGACTTTCGCGATCGTCAATACGATGTTTACAACTTACATCGTGCAAATTGATAGTACGTTACCGTTGTATCTCACGAATTTCGTCAAAATCAATGGTGATAAAGGATTTGAACCCTCCACGATTAGCATTTTGTACACTGCATATCTCGCGTTATCAGTGCTGATTCAGTTGCCGATGACTCGATTTTTGAATTCGTTCCGGCGTACCAGAGTGCTGATAATGTCTGCGGGATGTTGGGCGATCGCATTTACTCTCGTGTGGGTCACAGGTGCTTTCCATTTTGCGTGGGCAGTTGCCGTATTTGGCGTATTGGCGGTTGCGTTGGTCACGTATTTGCCGTCAGCGTCAGCGTTTGTTGTGGATTTAGCACCCGAATCGTTGCGTGGGGTTTATTTAGGCATTAATTCGCAGTGCTGGGCATTGGGATATTTTATTGGACCGCCCTTAGGCGGTTGGGCATTGGATCAATCTAGGGCGATCGCGTCTGGATATTGGCTGTTTTTAGTTGCAACCGTTGCGATCGCGGTTCTGATTTTACGAGTCTTGGATAAAATGGTCAGTCAGACCCCTTCTCATCGCCTGTAA
- a CDS encoding tellurite resistance TerB C-terminal domain-containing protein, translated as MFKSRLLLSFVALSVSFCLSLLITRDFSRSLITGALTLFASLVGAAVAEGQHRQALNQRSQELTGHIRALQRKRSEAYEALVMMTQERDQISNSLNALQTQLRNLQIQSSNLWQQKEELSWNITSPQASPANQIYVLQTKLQELEQKEAELNKSLSATLSAKQRAELGLKTTQAQVNQFQAQLAEQQSQKAELTKEVNALFAQRQQLEIQVATLQPKVKELEKYRSDLTQFLESAEPKRQQVEGSSKSLQGAIENLQSQISSLQSELGQLEHQILDRRQQKELLDLELSTMRRELEPDADSQPTSEWVDFINQLPQSELEALSAIVTQPNPNAILKQIAEMNLTMPELLIDSLNERAIETVGDLIIETTANAPTVAPEYLDIIKNLLQQV; from the coding sequence ATGTTCAAAAGCCGCTTGTTACTCAGTTTTGTTGCGCTCAGTGTGAGTTTCTGTCTTAGTTTATTGATCACGCGAGACTTTTCAAGATCCTTGATCACTGGGGCACTCACCCTGTTTGCTAGCTTAGTTGGTGCAGCCGTGGCAGAAGGACAACATCGGCAGGCGCTCAACCAGCGATCGCAAGAATTAACTGGGCACATTCGGGCACTACAACGCAAACGCTCTGAAGCTTACGAAGCGTTGGTGATGATGACCCAAGAGCGCGATCAGATTTCTAACAGTCTGAATGCGCTGCAAACTCAACTCCGTAATCTACAGATTCAAAGCTCGAATCTCTGGCAGCAGAAAGAAGAATTAAGCTGGAATATTACTTCTCCCCAAGCTTCTCCTGCGAATCAAATCTATGTGCTGCAAACGAAACTGCAAGAATTAGAGCAAAAAGAAGCCGAATTAAATAAATCATTGTCCGCAACGTTATCTGCAAAACAACGGGCTGAATTGGGATTGAAAACAACGCAAGCTCAGGTCAATCAATTCCAAGCTCAATTGGCTGAACAACAGAGCCAAAAAGCGGAATTAACCAAAGAAGTCAATGCTTTATTTGCACAACGACAACAGTTAGAGATACAAGTGGCAACGCTTCAGCCCAAAGTCAAAGAACTGGAAAAATATCGTTCAGACCTCACTCAATTTCTCGAATCGGCTGAACCCAAGCGCCAGCAAGTTGAGGGCAGTTCTAAGTCTCTACAAGGTGCGATCGAGAATCTGCAATCTCAAATTTCGTCACTGCAATCTGAACTCGGTCAGCTCGAGCATCAAATCCTCGATCGTCGTCAGCAAAAAGAACTGCTCGATCTCGAACTTTCCACTATGCGGCGCGAACTCGAACCGGATGCTGATTCTCAACCGACTTCTGAATGGGTTGATTTCATCAATCAGCTACCCCAATCTGAGCTTGAAGCCTTAAGCGCGATCGTCACTCAACCCAATCCCAACGCAATCTTGAAGCAGATTGCCGAAATGAATTTGACTATGCCAGAATTGCTGATTGATTCTCTAAATGAACGTGCGATCGAAACTGTTGGCGATCTGATTATCGAAACAACTGCGAATGCTCCAACCGTTGCCCCTGAATACTTAGACATCATCAAGAATTTACTTCAACAGGTTTAG
- a CDS encoding type II toxin-antitoxin system RelE/ParE family toxin has product MSYRFSEDAIADLEEIFEYLGNYSVEAAAKLFDRIRQRAKLTARFPESGRSYDDLIPGLKGFVVDNYIVFYVRFGDGIEILRVISGYRDLKSIFEPD; this is encoded by the coding sequence ATGAGTTATCGATTTTCTGAAGATGCGATCGCTGATCTAGAAGAGATCTTCGAGTATCTAGGAAACTATAGCGTTGAAGCTGCTGCGAAGTTGTTTGATCGAATTCGCCAACGAGCAAAGTTAACCGCACGTTTTCCAGAATCAGGCAGATCTTATGACGACCTAATTCCTGGTTTAAAGGGATTTGTCGTGGACAACTACATTGTGTTTTATGTTCGTTTCGGCGACGGCATTGAGATTTTGCGGGTCATTAGTGGTTATCGGGATCTGAAGTCAATCTTTGAACCGGATTAG
- a CDS encoding helix-turn-helix transcriptional regulator, whose protein sequence is MANLQPLFEAISTAKNERELRSQVIPNLGKYFTATRSGLFFFDQLPMVDPKLQKVFETALSADYNPVVRYLVDRHSPVHDEAISPKTWKLICPRPDHWHVLAGPLVNRGKLIGGVGFTRTQDMEAFDTQNLIDLSAICLHLSTWVATVRSTSLQSDRLTDRELEIATLVAQGLTNAEIGAKLWITENSVKQALKRMFRKLEVSSRAEMVAMLKAVEVAS, encoded by the coding sequence ATGGCAAATTTGCAACCTTTATTTGAAGCGATTTCCACTGCTAAAAACGAGCGAGAACTGCGATCGCAGGTGATTCCGAATTTAGGGAAATATTTCACGGCAACTCGATCGGGTCTCTTTTTCTTTGATCAGTTGCCGATGGTTGATCCCAAGCTGCAAAAGGTATTTGAAACGGCGCTTTCGGCTGATTACAATCCGGTTGTGCGGTATTTAGTCGATCGACATTCTCCGGTACATGATGAAGCCATTTCACCAAAAACTTGGAAATTAATTTGCCCGCGCCCGGATCATTGGCATGTCTTAGCAGGCCCGCTTGTGAATCGAGGCAAGCTAATTGGAGGGGTGGGATTTACGCGCACGCAAGACATGGAAGCTTTTGATACACAGAATTTGATTGATTTGAGTGCGATTTGTTTGCATCTTTCGACTTGGGTTGCCACGGTGCGATCGACGAGCTTACAGAGCGATCGCTTAACCGATCGAGAACTCGAAATTGCAACACTCGTCGCTCAAGGATTGACCAATGCAGAGATTGGCGCAAAGCTTTGGATTACTGAAAATTCAGTAAAGCAAGCACTTAAGCGAATGTTTCGCAAGTTAGAAGTTTCATCACGAGCAGAAATGGTAGCAATGCTCAAGGCTGTTGAAGTTGCGTCTTGA
- a CDS encoding DUF6220 domain-containing protein — MSSPFNLAITLLSNTEMMTHIHAETSSNRLQIGFYALSILFNLCLIAQVLTVGLAYFYKTDWWNIHVLLVRGYSALSLILLGYVFLFAFPQRVRILTISLPILLGLQFLTIHLKTSLPIAVFHPLIGFSLLSVSSTLVHRVGRVLFPNLDQES, encoded by the coding sequence ATGAGTTCTCCGTTTAATTTAGCAATAACACTGCTGAGCAACACTGAAATGATGACTCACATTCACGCCGAAACATCCAGTAATCGGCTCCAGATCGGATTTTATGCGCTTTCGATTCTCTTTAATCTCTGTCTGATTGCCCAAGTTCTCACAGTTGGTCTTGCCTACTTCTACAAAACCGACTGGTGGAACATTCACGTTTTACTAGTTCGAGGATACAGTGCTCTTTCTCTGATCCTCTTGGGCTATGTGTTTCTCTTCGCCTTTCCTCAACGAGTCCGAATTCTGACGATTAGCTTGCCGATCTTGCTCGGACTGCAATTTCTCACCATTCATCTCAAAACATCTTTGCCGATCGCAGTGTTTCATCCTTTAATCGGCTTCTCGCTGCTTTCTGTGTCTTCAACGCTTGTCCATCGGGTCGGGCGCGTTCTTTTCCCAAATCTTGATCAGGAGTCATAA
- a CDS encoding sulfurtransferase has translation MYAHPEVLVDTQWLQEHLTDPNLRILEVDMSPDLYKDAHIPGAVFWSIFDDLLLPNLGQNLDAIAFQSLLSRSGITPETMVIAYGSYPGTGAWIFWLFKLFGHDNIRVLNGGYQTWKAENRPLAAELSTVSPVPEKAVALNPDLRVLKEEVQTAIDNPNTALLDVRTLEEFQGKIFLNRPPTGNERGGHIPGAIHIEHLAALNPDGTFKSFEELQKLYGEKGITRDREIFPYCAIGGRSAFVWFVLKYLLGFPRVRNYDGSWNEWSRIPSLPIES, from the coding sequence ATGTACGCTCATCCTGAAGTTCTAGTCGATACGCAATGGCTTCAAGAACACTTAACTGATCCGAATCTCCGAATCTTAGAAGTCGATATGAGTCCTGATCTCTACAAAGATGCTCATATTCCGGGTGCAGTGTTTTGGAGTATTTTCGATGATTTACTGCTGCCGAATCTAGGACAAAATTTAGATGCTATCGCATTCCAATCTCTCCTTTCTCGCTCTGGTATTACTCCAGAAACAATGGTCATTGCTTATGGGAGCTATCCCGGTACTGGAGCCTGGATCTTCTGGCTTTTCAAACTCTTCGGACATGACAATATCCGCGTTCTCAATGGGGGATATCAGACATGGAAAGCAGAAAATCGCCCGCTTGCCGCAGAACTCTCGACCGTTTCTCCAGTTCCAGAAAAAGCAGTTGCACTGAATCCCGATTTGAGAGTCTTAAAAGAAGAAGTTCAAACTGCGATCGACAATCCCAATACAGCGTTACTTGATGTTCGGACGCTCGAAGAATTCCAAGGCAAAATCTTTCTGAATCGACCGCCAACTGGGAACGAACGAGGTGGACATATTCCCGGTGCAATTCACATTGAACACCTTGCAGCGTTGAATCCAGACGGTACATTCAAATCGTTTGAGGAACTTCAGAAGCTCTATGGTGAAAAGGGTATTACCCGCGATCGAGAAATCTTCCCTTACTGTGCGATCGGCGGTCGTTCTGCCTTCGTCTGGTTTGTCTTAAAGTACCTTCTCGGCTTTCCCAGAGTCCGAAACTACGACGGCTCTTGGAACGAGTGGAGTCGAATTCCAAGCCTTCCTATTGAGTCATAA
- a CDS encoding DUF5615 family PIN-like protein: MTEIRFQADADLRQAIVTGTVRREPRLDFRSANEAGLEGIKDLEVLALASRDNRVLVTHDRKTIPIEFGQFITVQTSSRVLILAQNLPIGEAIDAIILIWEASTAEE, from the coding sequence ATGACAGAAATTCGATTTCAGGCTGATGCTGATTTGAGACAAGCCATTGTAACTGGAACAGTTCGCAGAGAGCCAAGACTGGATTTTCGTTCAGCGAATGAAGCGGGGTTAGAAGGAATAAAAGACTTAGAAGTTCTGGCACTTGCGTCAAGAGATAACAGAGTGTTAGTAACGCACGATCGTAAGACAATACCAATTGAATTTGGTCAATTTATTACAGTGCAGACAAGCTCCAGGGTTTTGATTCTTGCTCAGAATCTTCCAATTGGTGAAGCGATCGATGCCATTATCTTAATTTGGGAAGCATCTACAGCTGAAGAATGA
- a CDS encoding DUF433 domain-containing protein — MALAPILAKSYIEQRETGYWVVGTRISLDSIVYAFLDGESPESIAQNFPLLSLEQVYGAIAFYLANRKLIDAYLEAGEAEFQQLQQDCKEKNPLLYEKLKAAQAQKHNAV, encoded by the coding sequence ATGGCATTGGCTCCTATTTTGGCAAAGTCCTATATTGAACAGCGAGAGACAGGGTATTGGGTCGTAGGCACTCGTATTTCTCTCGATTCGATTGTTTATGCATTTTTAGATGGAGAGTCACCTGAAAGTATTGCTCAGAATTTTCCGTTGCTTTCGTTGGAACAGGTCTATGGTGCGATCGCATTCTATCTCGCCAACCGAAAGTTAATTGATGCTTATCTGGAAGCAGGTGAAGCAGAGTTTCAGCAATTACAACAGGATTGTAAAGAGAAGAATCCGTTACTGTATGAGAAATTGAAAGCGGCTCAAGCTCAAAAGCACAATGCAGTATGA
- a CDS encoding RNA polymerase sigma factor, RpoD/SigA family produces the protein MATANTKSKSTPSPTYTADMVRTYLHEIGRVPMLTHEQEILYGKQVQQMMTLQEKKEKLEKKLGHAPTQQEFSEHVHLSDSELNGIFQRGRRAKQKMIEANLRLVVSIAKKYQKRNLEFLDLIQEGSLGLERGVEKFDPTRGYKFSTYAYWWIRQAITRAIAQQARTIRLPIHITEKLNKIKRVQRELAQKLGRSATAAEIAAELELEPEQIREFLLMSRQPVSLDLRVGDNQDTELQELLEDNGPSPDAYLTQDLLRQDLETLMTDLTPQQKEVLNLRYGLQDGHELSLAKVGDRLNLSRERVRQLERQALDHLRRRKANVREYIAS, from the coding sequence ATGGCTACTGCCAATACCAAATCTAAATCCACTCCTAGCCCCACCTATACGGCTGATATGGTGCGGACGTATCTGCATGAGATTGGTCGTGTGCCGATGTTGACACACGAGCAAGAGATTCTCTACGGGAAGCAGGTTCAGCAGATGATGACCTTGCAAGAGAAGAAAGAAAAGCTTGAGAAGAAGCTGGGTCACGCGCCGACGCAGCAGGAGTTTTCTGAGCATGTTCATCTCAGTGATTCTGAGTTGAATGGTATTTTTCAACGGGGTCGTCGCGCTAAGCAGAAGATGATCGAAGCGAATCTGCGCCTGGTTGTGTCGATCGCGAAGAAGTACCAGAAGCGTAATTTAGAGTTCTTGGATTTGATTCAGGAAGGCTCACTTGGCTTAGAGCGTGGCGTAGAGAAGTTTGATCCGACTCGTGGGTATAAGTTCTCGACGTATGCGTACTGGTGGATTCGTCAGGCGATTACAAGAGCGATCGCTCAGCAAGCCCGGACGATTCGATTACCGATTCATATTACGGAGAAGCTGAATAAGATTAAGCGAGTTCAGCGCGAGTTAGCTCAGAAATTAGGGCGCAGTGCCACGGCGGCTGAGATCGCGGCTGAATTAGAGCTTGAGCCGGAACAGATTCGGGAGTTCTTATTGATGTCTCGTCAGCCTGTCTCGCTAGACTTACGAGTTGGAGATAATCAAGATACTGAACTGCAAGAGTTACTTGAGGATAATGGTCCTTCACCGGATGCTTATTTGACTCAAGACTTGCTCCGTCAGGATCTTGAAACGTTAATGACGGATTTGACTCCGCAGCAGAAGGAAGTGCTGAACTTGCGCTATGGCTTGCAAGATGGGCACGAGTTATCGCTGGCAAAAGTCGGCGATCGCTTAAACTTGAGCCGGGAACGGGTTCGTCAGCTAGAGCGGCAAGCTTTGGATCATTTACGTCGTCGCAAGGCGAATGTGCGCGAGTACATTGCTAGCTAA
- a CDS encoding vWA domain-containing protein: protein MPNFETLQNRDYTLILDKSGSMSTNDQIGGGSRWEAAQESTLALARKCEQFDPDGITVYTFSSRFRRYENVTASKVAQIFMENDPVGSTNLAAVLRDATEDYFRRKATGQSKTGETILVITDGEPDDRRAVIEAIVQATQKMERDEELAISFIQVGSDASATKFLKVLDDQLQSVGAKFDICDTVTMDDMADMSLAEVLLNAIVD from the coding sequence GTGCCCAATTTTGAAACTTTGCAAAATCGAGACTACACCTTGATTTTGGATAAAAGTGGCAGTATGTCTACCAATGATCAAATTGGGGGCGGCAGTCGTTGGGAAGCAGCCCAAGAATCAACGCTGGCACTGGCGCGCAAATGCGAGCAGTTTGATCCCGATGGTATTACGGTTTATACGTTTTCTAGCCGATTCAGACGGTACGAAAATGTGACGGCGAGCAAAGTCGCACAGATTTTTATGGAAAACGATCCGGTTGGCTCGACCAATCTGGCAGCAGTGTTGCGGGATGCCACCGAAGATTATTTTCGCCGCAAAGCCACAGGGCAGAGCAAAACTGGAGAAACCATTTTAGTCATTACCGATGGTGAGCCGGACGATCGCCGAGCCGTGATTGAAGCGATCGTGCAAGCGACACAGAAAATGGAACGCGATGAAGAATTAGCCATTTCTTTCATTCAAGTTGGCTCAGATGCCAGTGCGACAAAATTCTTGAAGGTTCTCGACGATCAGCTTCAAAGTGTAGGAGCAAAGTTTGATATCTGCGACACGGTGACGATGGATGATATGGCAGATATGAGTTTGGCAGAAGTGTTGTTGAATGCGATCGTAGATTAG